In the Candidatus Cloacimonas acidaminovorans str. Evry genome, one interval contains:
- a CDS encoding T9SS type A sorting domain-containing protein, whose translation MKKNTILIFFVLVAALLSAQKMFLQKGQQFQKLAEHPYQNQLIQYNFRQDLLKKDKTNFNRLLVILVDFAEEYPDDPNTTGKGKFQLEPDSTYIYSVGAPPHNREYFEANLEALKYYYLAVSAGAYELHYDVYPKNIPAYTLPQSMGYYNPPGASSELFVSRMEEYFKTALETADSIDEEIDFGSYGHYMIIHSGSDWQHDIMGNTPSDLPSFFIKVGDGKEAVVDNGTVLISHSCNVPETISQDFYENEENGTIIHSGYGALNAVIAHEFGHSLGMVDLYNVYNSSPMVGVFDIMDSGGSGILIDELDNGDLVYVEGALPTLPGAFSRNLMFRDSYLERGLLKEFPDFNTMTELSLSAISAMQNGNDLIPHIYKIPLNSKEYILVENRNVDPDGDGGTAVFGALDGRVILYPTPFEDISPPPPTYEYDYLLPSFMKANGSAIGGGILVWHINEAILYDEGQTDSSGNWTSNFDANTVNTGFYHRGVSVIEADGLPDLGSDYSMYWTGTPYEYFHKYKPILDTNGLFVNWSQEPWKPELTAVTKPPLVDSFNVPGLYHLKEIGNPAKKMSFKVESGSFDTTQIFDYSASSFIIGPIIKTGFNEDNIPVLIDNKMFLLSYWDNEWKDIIGEFVTNFPRSDYPLQKVDLNTDGYFELVWAKQNTLVLVDWSLDTPIFHQISFPDSITTTPLPVNNTLIVTTKDCIYAVKNFAIQSFIGLQGAKCIAGYDDTIIVLGTDFLATLTLDNLDKFNEFTLPEPCGNIELLIYTNPDKTIEMIFVMANSGNLYRIYQNRLELIFANHSKEKPGQLACSSLGDISPVLFFGIGNKQYALKADGTKLTHFPVIAPKTISPCETPFALKNGSAEILFYPLAETGYLAIDKMGRIVPEMCLSVNKDKKNDYLYYQPEQQILNWYYPDSTGRLFIHSKKNIDTNPILFAGYRNGASGCATFAFRDESISSTEKIAYIYPNPVRKPYYKLNLQNYFGETKLHLYDISGTLVKKMIIPESNNNPRDFELNTLGLSSGVYIMVLENNGSTKHLKFAVEK comes from the coding sequence ATGAAAAAGAATACTATCCTGATCTTTTTTGTGCTGGTAGCGGCATTGTTATCGGCACAAAAAATGTTTTTGCAAAAAGGGCAGCAGTTTCAGAAGCTGGCAGAGCATCCCTATCAAAATCAATTAATTCAGTATAATTTTAGGCAGGACTTGCTTAAAAAGGATAAAACAAATTTTAATCGGTTATTGGTTATCCTGGTGGATTTTGCAGAAGAATATCCAGATGATCCCAATACTACAGGTAAGGGAAAATTTCAATTAGAACCTGATTCAACTTATATTTATTCTGTTGGTGCACCTCCACATAACAGAGAATATTTTGAGGCAAATCTGGAAGCATTGAAATATTATTATTTAGCTGTTTCTGCCGGTGCTTATGAGCTTCATTATGATGTCTATCCCAAAAATATACCTGCCTATACTTTACCTCAAAGTATGGGTTACTATAATCCTCCGGGAGCCAGTTCCGAATTATTTGTCAGCCGAATGGAAGAATATTTCAAAACCGCTTTGGAGACAGCTGATAGCATAGATGAAGAAATTGATTTTGGCAGCTATGGACATTATATGATTATTCATTCTGGTTCGGATTGGCAACATGATATTATGGGCAATACACCCTCAGATTTGCCATCCTTTTTTATCAAGGTTGGTGATGGTAAAGAAGCAGTAGTAGATAATGGAACAGTCCTGATTTCACATTCCTGTAATGTTCCCGAAACCATTTCCCAGGATTTTTATGAAAATGAAGAAAACGGTACTATAATTCACAGTGGCTACGGTGCCTTGAATGCAGTAATAGCTCATGAATTCGGTCATTCTTTAGGAATGGTGGATTTGTATAATGTTTATAATTCTTCTCCGATGGTTGGTGTGTTTGATATTATGGATAGTGGTGGTTCAGGCATTTTAATAGATGAACTGGATAATGGAGATTTGGTTTATGTGGAAGGTGCGTTACCAACTTTACCGGGAGCTTTTTCCCGCAATTTGATGTTTCGGGATAGTTATCTGGAACGCGGGTTATTAAAAGAATTCCCTGATTTTAACACAATGACAGAATTATCCTTATCTGCTATCAGTGCTATGCAAAATGGAAATGATCTTATTCCTCATATTTATAAAATTCCCTTAAATAGCAAAGAGTATATTTTAGTGGAAAACCGCAATGTAGACCCTGATGGCGATGGAGGCACAGCTGTTTTTGGAGCTTTGGATGGACGAGTTATTCTCTATCCTACTCCTTTTGAAGATATTTCACCCCCACCTCCAACTTACGAATATGACTATCTTTTGCCTTCTTTTATGAAAGCGAATGGTTCAGCAATCGGAGGCGGTATACTTGTCTGGCATATCAATGAAGCTATTTTATATGATGAAGGGCAAACAGATAGCAGTGGCAATTGGACAAGTAATTTTGATGCCAATACCGTTAATACCGGTTTTTACCACAGAGGTGTTTCCGTAATTGAAGCAGATGGACTTCCGGATTTGGGTAGTGACTATTCTATGTATTGGACAGGAACTCCGTACGAATATTTTCATAAGTATAAACCCATTTTGGATACCAACGGTTTATTTGTAAACTGGAGTCAGGAACCTTGGAAACCGGAATTAACAGCTGTTACTAAACCACCTTTGGTAGATAGTTTCAATGTTCCTGGTTTATATCATCTGAAAGAAATCGGCAATCCGGCAAAAAAAATGAGTTTCAAGGTAGAAAGCGGTAGTTTTGATACCACTCAGATTTTTGATTATTCTGCCAGTTCTTTTATTATCGGTCCGATTATAAAAACAGGATTCAATGAAGATAACATTCCTGTGCTTATTGATAACAAAATGTTCCTGCTCAGTTATTGGGATAATGAATGGAAGGATATTATAGGCGAGTTTGTTACAAATTTTCCGCGTTCAGATTATCCTCTGCAAAAGGTAGACCTCAATACTGATGGCTATTTTGAATTGGTTTGGGCAAAACAAAATACCTTGGTTTTAGTGGACTGGTCTTTAGATACGCCTATTTTTCACCAGATTTCCTTTCCTGATTCTATTACAACTACCCCTTTACCTGTAAATAATACATTAATAGTAACCACAAAAGATTGCATTTATGCAGTGAAAAACTTCGCCATCCAGAGTTTTATCGGTTTGCAAGGTGCCAAGTGTATTGCCGGTTATGATGATACAATTATAGTTTTAGGAACGGACTTTTTGGCTACTCTAACATTAGACAATCTGGATAAGTTCAATGAATTTACACTTCCTGAACCTTGTGGCAATATTGAACTGCTTATTTACACTAATCCTGACAAGACCATTGAGATGATTTTTGTAATGGCAAATAGCGGCAATTTGTATCGGATTTATCAAAACCGTCTGGAATTAATCTTTGCCAATCATAGCAAGGAAAAACCTGGTCAACTTGCCTGTTCCTCTTTAGGGGATATTTCTCCCGTTCTGTTTTTTGGTATCGGTAACAAACAATATGCCTTAAAAGCGGATGGCACAAAATTAACTCATTTTCCGGTTATTGCTCCGAAAACAATTTCTCCCTGCGAAACTCCTTTTGCACTAAAAAACGGTTCTGCCGAAATTCTCTTCTATCCTTTAGCGGAAACTGGTTATTTAGCTATAGATAAAATGGGAAGAATAGTTCCGGAAATGTGTTTATCCGTAAATAAAGATAAAAAGAACGATTATTTATATTACCAACCGGAACAGCAAATCCTGAATTGGTATTATCCTGATAGCACAGGAAGGTTATTTATTCACAGTAAAAAGAATATTGACACTAACCCTATTCTTTTTGCCGGTTACAGAAATGGAGCAAGCGGATGTGCCACTTTTGCCTTCAGAGATGAAAGTATCAGTTCAACGGAAAAAATTGCCTATATTTATCCCAATCCTGTGCGGAAGCCATATTATAAGCTTAATTTGCAAAATTATTTCGGAGAAACAAAACTCCATCTTTATGATATTAGCGGAACTTTGGTAAAAAAGATGATTATTCCCGAATCCAATAATAACCCGAGGGATTTTGAATTAAACACTTTAGGACTTAGTTCCGGGGTCTATATTATGGTTCTGGAAAATAACGGTTCCACGAAACACCTCAAATTTGCAGTAGAGAAATGA
- a CDS encoding flavin reductase family protein yields the protein MIQLSELPVSYGKIHLPAKVALVVTQKPESGYNLITIEWFMRTSLQPPMFAISIGKTRYSHECLEANRYFNLVFPSLKMKPLLTLCGSNSGRDMDKFAVGKVEYIAGKLHKLPVLKDAVACFECEIVSQIRSGDHTIYIGEVHYCWQNPEEELFYYQ from the coding sequence ATGATTCAGCTCTCAGAGCTACCTGTAAGTTATGGTAAAATCCATCTTCCGGCAAAAGTTGCATTGGTTGTAACCCAAAAACCCGAAAGCGGATATAATTTAATTACCATTGAATGGTTTATGAGAACTTCTCTACAACCACCGATGTTTGCAATTTCAATCGGCAAAACAAGATACTCTCACGAATGTTTGGAAGCAAACAGATACTTTAATTTAGTTTTCCCTTCTCTGAAAATGAAACCTCTTTTAACTTTATGTGGTTCCAATTCAGGCAGGGATATGGATAAATTTGCCGTGGGCAAAGTGGAATATATTGCAGGTAAATTGCATAAACTTCCGGTTTTGAAAGATGCTGTTGCCTGTTTTGAATGCGAAATTGTTTCCCAAATTCGCAGCGGAGATCACACAATTTATATTGGAGAAGTGCATTATTGCTGGCAAAATCCTGAGGAAGAACTGTTCTATTATCAGTAA
- a CDS encoding HD family phosphohydrolase, translating into MNSKYILYCIVTALIIVGIYQIVAVGRVNYPEYNLKEGQVSEVEIIAPFDFPVLKSPQELAAEKEQVLSQVDKPYEISEEPLFEAISNLDNIYAVLCSIEPTDDWEKIASDLKRAGYSFSPEALEFTLRSSLRDKIYESLRRELGTLYNQGIYESLEEDSILIWQNDNPEKRALSDFLPREKAKEILIDKFPEAKTFVSEFTEQYLKPNLLVNEEKLNELNQSSLQTVQPSEGMVLKNEVIVRKNSRVTEEEVRKLESLQEAYKRQKIRKSPLQEMFLSLGLLMFIFVVIFLANHYYGVQSKEEKIPVADFLPVNLGFIVLVILTVLSNFVLSGSNLIIPFAMIAIAGAILVNFEFGLLYSVCNILVISPFLNWETFTPVIMLLSTIICLLILRRQKVWHEYLMIWLYLLISLLVVIICLGIYKRDSIITIMRSIGYAFISASLSITGILLIVPYYEKKWNRATKQTLLELLDFNHPLLKRLATEAVGTYHHSLVVGNLAEHAAEAIGANPLLARVGSYYHDIGKIINPEIFTENNEDSGEIHSQIEPNESAQLIRNHVTEGIALAKKYKIPQPVIDIIMQHHGDMIIRYFYEKANKEGKELDANAYRYPGPRPQTKEAALVMLADIVESTTKAKEIESETDIAKIIDDTITYLLKEKQFDEAPISMKDLKIVKQSFIPVLESIYRKRLDYPEAQKDE; encoded by the coding sequence ATGAATTCTAAATACATACTTTATTGCATAGTAACGGCTTTAATAATCGTTGGCATTTACCAGATAGTTGCCGTTGGACGGGTTAATTACCCTGAATATAATTTGAAAGAAGGACAGGTTTCGGAAGTGGAGATAATTGCTCCCTTTGATTTTCCTGTTCTCAAATCGCCTCAAGAGTTGGCTGCAGAAAAAGAGCAGGTGCTTTCCCAGGTTGATAAGCCCTACGAAATTTCGGAAGAGCCGCTTTTTGAAGCAATTAGCAATCTGGATAATATTTATGCTGTTTTATGTTCAATAGAGCCAACTGACGATTGGGAAAAAATTGCTTCGGACTTAAAACGCGCCGGTTATTCCTTTTCTCCCGAAGCACTTGAATTTACTCTGCGTTCATCTTTGCGGGATAAAATTTACGAATCTCTGCGGCGTGAACTGGGAACTTTATACAATCAAGGGATTTATGAATCGCTGGAAGAAGATAGTATCCTCATTTGGCAAAATGACAACCCGGAAAAAAGAGCTCTTAGTGATTTTCTTCCCCGGGAAAAAGCAAAGGAGATACTGATTGATAAATTTCCCGAAGCAAAAACCTTTGTAAGTGAATTTACGGAACAGTATCTCAAGCCCAATCTGCTTGTGAACGAAGAAAAGCTGAATGAACTGAATCAAAGTTCCCTGCAAACGGTTCAGCCAAGCGAAGGAATGGTCTTAAAAAACGAAGTTATTGTCCGCAAAAATTCCCGCGTTACAGAGGAAGAAGTTAGGAAACTGGAATCCTTGCAAGAGGCATATAAGCGTCAAAAAATCCGCAAATCGCCTCTGCAGGAAATGTTTTTATCCCTCGGTTTGCTGATGTTTATCTTCGTGGTTATCTTTCTGGCAAATCACTATTACGGAGTTCAAAGCAAAGAAGAAAAGATACCGGTAGCGGATTTTTTGCCTGTAAACTTAGGTTTTATTGTGTTGGTTATTTTAACGGTGCTCAGCAATTTTGTTCTTTCCGGCAGTAATCTGATAATTCCTTTTGCAATGATTGCCATAGCGGGAGCGATTTTAGTCAATTTTGAATTCGGACTTCTTTACAGTGTTTGTAATATATTGGTAATAAGTCCTTTCCTGAATTGGGAAACATTCACTCCGGTAATAATGTTATTATCTACCATAATTTGTCTGTTAATTTTACGGCGACAAAAAGTGTGGCATGAATATCTGATGATATGGTTATATTTACTTATTTCTTTATTAGTTGTAATTATATGCCTGGGAATTTACAAGAGAGATTCCATAATAACTATAATGCGTTCAATAGGTTATGCATTTATTTCGGCATCTTTAAGTATAACCGGTATTTTATTGATTGTTCCTTATTATGAAAAAAAGTGGAACAGGGCAACAAAACAGACCCTATTGGAACTTTTGGATTTTAACCATCCCCTGCTTAAACGACTGGCAACTGAGGCAGTTGGAACTTATCATCATTCTTTGGTAGTAGGAAATTTGGCAGAACATGCTGCTGAAGCTATTGGAGCTAATCCTCTTTTAGCCAGGGTAGGAAGTTATTATCACGATATAGGCAAAATAATCAATCCCGAAATATTTACGGAAAATAATGAAGATTCCGGCGAAATTCATTCCCAGATTGAACCGAATGAAAGTGCTCAGTTGATTCGTAATCATGTTACCGAAGGCATTGCTTTGGCAAAAAAATACAAAATCCCCCAACCGGTAATAGATATTATAATGCAACATCATGGCGATATGATAATTCGCTATTTTTATGAAAAGGCAAATAAAGAAGGAAAAGAACTGGATGCAAATGCCTATAGGTATCCTGGTCCCCGCCCTCAAACCAAAGAAGCAGCTTTAGTGATGCTGGCGGATATTGTGGAATCCACTACTAAAGCCAAAGAAATTGAAAGCGAAACAGATATCGCCAAAATTATTGATGATACCATAACTTATTTATTGAAAGAAAAACAGTTTGATGAAGCACCGATTTCTATGAAAGACCTGAAAATAGTGAAACAGAGCTTTATTCCGGTTTTAGAAAGTATTTATAGGAAACGACTGGACTATCCGGAAGCACAAAAAGATGAATAG
- the ybeY gene encoding rRNA maturation RNase YbeY — MNSLELIGETIIPESEQEKIAELICSQEDPEHSYQICVKTVDSETMKHYNKRYRGLNETTDILSFITADLPACAIEERDEEDGFSAKPVRICDIIIDIKRLFQQKGIRTLEEEYRAVLIHGLLHLVGYDHIRSADAEKMNKKEEYYLKQTQGEI, encoded by the coding sequence ATGAATAGTTTGGAATTAATCGGCGAAACAATAATTCCGGAATCTGAACAGGAAAAAATTGCAGAACTGATATGCTCTCAGGAAGACCCTGAACATAGTTATCAGATATGCGTTAAAACAGTGGATAGTGAAACGATGAAACATTACAATAAACGCTATCGGGGTTTAAATGAAACGACCGATATTTTAAGTTTTATTACTGCAGATTTACCCGCTTGTGCAATTGAGGAAAGGGATGAGGAAGATGGATTTTCCGCCAAACCGGTGCGTATTTGTGATATTATTATTGACATAAAACGGCTTTTTCAGCAAAAGGGAATTAGAACTTTAGAAGAAGAATATCGCGCTGTTTTGATACATGGTCTGTTACATTTGGTTGGTTACGATCATATCCGCAGTGCAGATGCAGAAAAAATGAACAAAAAAGAAGAATATTATTTAAAACAGACACAAGGTGAAATATAG
- a CDS encoding hemolysin family protein → MDDGKAFIIIVLFALSAFFSGSETALFSLSRIQLKRLENNNKSSAKRIIKLLSKPRQLLITLLLGNTFVNLAISSFGTLLALQIGTKYGYTESSVVTVQIIITTILILFLGEITPKLIALSKADSLSKILSLPLLGFRIIFFPAVWVLEKISELISKRKAVDQYIGTQFTHEEFHNLLQSESSSHSLEEHEKKMLVGLFRFKEAEIKEIYVPRVKITAIEENKDLEELKQVIIDSGYSRIPVYRGTIDEIVGIIYVKDLLLYPEKKTIKELMRPVWFVTENMKVQALLNQFKQKKLQIAVVVDEYGGTSGIISLEDILEEIVGDIRDEYDKDEIPELIKKDENTYIISGNFSVRQFNEDFSTEISVEDYDNIAEFLLAYFNNVPAIGATAKYDDKLEFTVLDADEKSIKQIQVKIKPGELS, encoded by the coding sequence GTGGATGACGGTAAGGCATTTATAATAATTGTCCTTTTTGCGTTATCAGCTTTTTTTTCCGGCTCGGAAACGGCTCTTTTTTCGCTTTCACGCATTCAGCTGAAACGCTTGGAAAATAACAATAAAAGCAGCGCAAAAAGGATTATAAAATTACTGAGCAAACCCAGACAGTTACTGATAACTTTGCTTTTAGGCAATACTTTTGTAAACTTGGCAATTTCTTCCTTCGGAACTTTGCTGGCTTTACAAATCGGAACTAAATACGGTTATACGGAATCATCGGTAGTAACAGTCCAAATTATAATTACTACCATTCTGATTTTGTTTTTAGGAGAAATTACCCCCAAACTGATTGCTCTTTCCAAAGCGGATAGTTTAAGTAAAATTCTTTCCCTGCCACTGCTGGGATTTCGCATAATATTTTTCCCGGCTGTATGGGTTTTGGAAAAAATAAGCGAACTTATTTCCAAAAGGAAAGCTGTAGACCAATATATAGGAACGCAATTTACGCATGAGGAATTTCATAATTTGCTGCAATCCGAAAGCAGCAGTCACAGCTTGGAAGAACACGAAAAGAAAATGCTGGTAGGTCTTTTCAGATTTAAAGAAGCGGAAATAAAAGAAATTTATGTGCCACGAGTAAAAATAACCGCTATAGAAGAAAACAAAGACCTTGAAGAACTGAAACAGGTTATTATTGACAGCGGTTATTCCCGAATTCCCGTTTATCGCGGCACTATAGATGAAATTGTCGGCATTATTTATGTAAAAGACCTGCTCTTGTATCCCGAAAAGAAAACTATTAAAGAATTGATGCGTCCCGTATGGTTCGTAACGGAAAATATGAAAGTGCAGGCATTACTAAATCAGTTCAAACAGAAAAAATTACAGATTGCAGTTGTGGTTGATGAATATGGTGGCACAAGCGGTATAATTTCTTTGGAAGATATTCTGGAAGAAATAGTTGGCGATATCAGAGATGAATATGATAAAGATGAAATTCCGGAACTGATTAAAAAAGATGAAAATACCTATATTATAAGCGGAAATTTCAGCGTCCGACAGTTTAATGAGGATTTTTCAACGGAAATCTCGGTGGAGGACTATGATAATATAGCTGAATTTCTGCTTGCTTATTTCAATAATGTTCCTGCTATTGGCGCAACTGCCAAATATGATGATAAACTGGAATTTACCGTTTTGGATGCAGATGAGAAAAGCATCAAACAAATTCAGGTGAAAATCAAGCCGGGAGAATTGTCCTGA
- a CDS encoding DUF3108 domain-containing protein — protein sequence MLIATTAEYYMKALGIKLVDISIQISENEPVIEIKAKSLKETAISPQINNIYRIEHNGSYQPITYTRVIRQKNVNDKVIVNYNHNSSQATMIRLSDNSTIQYSIAKNSHDVYSFLAEIIAGRVQTGNYPIDANGINWQAKVVQLASETVDTPLGKYPARHYEITFHNLTEKKMPYIDMVTFNMLQENNKLNLWVYNNQYAVKATFKKKGLSSCWELVNIKK from the coding sequence ATGCTAATTGCAACAACTGCAGAATACTATATGAAGGCATTAGGAATTAAACTGGTTGATATAAGTATCCAAATTAGTGAAAATGAACCGGTTATAGAAATAAAAGCCAAATCCCTAAAAGAAACAGCTATATCCCCTCAAATAAACAATATTTATCGGATTGAACATAACGGTTCCTATCAGCCCATAACCTATACCCGGGTTATCCGGCAAAAAAATGTTAATGATAAAGTTATTGTAAACTACAATCATAATAGCTCTCAAGCAACTATGATTCGCTTATCGGATAATAGCACTATCCAATATTCTATAGCTAAAAACAGCCACGATGTCTATTCTTTTCTGGCAGAAATTATAGCTGGAAGAGTGCAAACGGGAAATTATCCTATTGATGCAAACGGTATAAATTGGCAGGCAAAAGTTGTTCAGCTCGCTTCTGAAACAGTTGATACACCGCTTGGTAAATATCCTGCAAGACATTATGAAATTACTTTCCATAATTTAACAGAGAAAAAGATGCCCTATATAGATATGGTAACCTTCAATATGCTGCAGGAAAATAATAAACTGAACCTGTGGGTTTATAACAATCAATACGCCGTGAAAGCAACTTTTAAAAAGAAAGGACTCTCGTCCTGTTGGGAATTGGTAAATATCAAAAAATGA
- a CDS encoding VanZ family protein has translation MKFFRTIYPTLIWFCLIWILSSLPSQHIPSVNIIGFDKLEHIGIYAILGCLLGYWLIFKDWKLTTVILIYVFLLLLAGLDEYHQNFIPGRDVSLYDFMANSTGIIIGFLFYLHKYDRS, from the coding sequence ATGAAATTCTTTCGGACTATTTACCCCACTCTTATTTGGTTTTGCCTCATCTGGATTTTATCATCTCTGCCTTCTCAACATATTCCATCCGTAAATATTATCGGTTTTGATAAACTGGAACATATAGGTATTTATGCTATTTTGGGCTGTTTGCTTGGATACTGGCTAATATTTAAGGACTGGAAATTAACAACTGTCATCCTAATTTATGTGTTTCTTTTGTTGCTTGCTGGTTTGGATGAATACCATCAGAATTTTATTCCTGGGCGCGATGTTTCCCTATATGATTTTATGGCAAATTCTACCGGAATCATAATCGGCTTTTTATTTTACCTGCATAAATATGATAGAAGTTGA
- a CDS encoding ABC transporter ATP-binding protein — protein MIEVEKLCVSLNDREILVDISFTLDNGNNLVILGRSGSGKTVLIKTLLGIYFPVSGSVVIDGIDIHRSSEDQRKTTKKRFAMVFQNAALLDSFTVLQNVALPLYERGEKDTALIKDRVHKCLQMVGLENTVNLYPAQLSGGMRKRIGIARALVYEPNYIIFDEPVSGLDPITSREIMYYITRIVETASATLITITHELKDIQTIANQVLFLNEGRVIFNGKTSDLYQSPNPLVQEYLQ, from the coding sequence ATGATAGAAGTTGAAAAGCTCTGCGTTTCTCTGAATGATAGAGAAATTTTGGTGGATATCAGTTTCACGCTTGATAATGGCAATAATTTGGTTATTTTGGGTCGTAGCGGTAGCGGAAAAACTGTTTTAATCAAAACCCTGCTGGGCATTTATTTTCCTGTTTCCGGCAGTGTAGTTATTGATGGAATAGATATTCACCGCTCTTCGGAAGACCAAAGGAAAACAACTAAAAAACGCTTTGCGATGGTTTTCCAAAATGCTGCTTTACTTGATTCCTTTACCGTTCTGCAAAATGTTGCTTTGCCACTTTATGAACGCGGAGAAAAAGATACCGCTCTGATTAAAGATAGGGTTCATAAATGCCTGCAAATGGTTGGACTGGAAAATACCGTAAACCTATATCCTGCCCAGCTTAGTGGTGGCATGCGCAAAAGAATTGGCATTGCCAGAGCTTTGGTTTATGAGCCGAATTATATTATTTTTGATGAACCTGTTTCTGGACTGGACCCTATTACTTCCCGAGAAATTATGTATTACATCACCCGCATTGTGGAAACTGCTTCCGCTACTTTGATAACCATAACCCATGAACTGAAAGATATTCAGACAATTGCCAATCAGGTTTTATTTTTGAATGAAGGCAGGGTTATTTTCAACGGAAAAACAAGTGACTTATACCAATCACCTAATCCCCTCGTGCAAGAATATTTACAATGA
- a CDS encoding Gx transporter family protein produces the protein MNIHNKSKLTQLAFYTALAASIHIVEDLIMRMLPLPFLRVGFSNIVILYLICHNRIGEAFIVNISKTILSGIVTLTLLSPSTLLSLTAGISAIIVMFLVRCLHLGLGIYGISICGAIAHNLTQLAMVRAILIHSDKVFVLTPILLSIALISGSIIAYLTLYIDRKSEKAEIKER, from the coding sequence ATGAATATCCACAATAAATCAAAACTCACTCAACTGGCTTTTTACACGGCTTTAGCAGCTTCTATTCATATTGTGGAAGACCTTATAATGCGAATGTTGCCTCTTCCTTTTCTGCGAGTCGGTTTTTCCAATATCGTTATTCTCTATCTTATTTGTCACAATAGAATTGGAGAAGCATTTATAGTTAACATCAGTAAAACCATATTAAGTGGAATTGTTACCCTCACTTTGCTCAGTCCTTCTACTTTGTTATCTTTAACTGCAGGTATTTCTGCCATTATTGTTATGTTTTTAGTGCGTTGTCTGCATTTGGGACTTGGGATTTACGGCATCAGTATTTGTGGAGCTATTGCCCATAATCTTACACAGTTAGCTATGGTTCGTGCCATTTTAATTCACAGTGATAAAGTTTTTGTATTGACACCAATCCTGCTCTCAATTGCCTTGATTAGCGGTAGCATAATTGCTTACTTAACTTTATATATAGACAGGAAAAGCGAAAAAGCCGAAATTAAAGAAAGATGA